The following are encoded in a window of Paenibacillaceae bacterium GAS479 genomic DNA:
- a CDS encoding PhnB protein yields MAKLTPYLMCEDARAQANFYIESLGGEVLSVMTHRDIPGAEENAPDKVLHMAVTIAGVPLFLTDSFMSQQNGNALYLALEYQEDEEAHRAFNNLAVGAEIRHPLEKAFWGTLFGQLTDKYGVNWMITTEQQASQA; encoded by the coding sequence ATGGCCAAATTAACCCCTTATCTGATGTGCGAGGACGCCCGGGCTCAGGCGAATTTCTATATTGAGTCGCTTGGCGGCGAAGTTCTCTCGGTCATGACACACAGGGATATTCCAGGCGCGGAAGAGAACGCCCCGGACAAAGTGCTACATATGGCAGTTACGATAGCAGGTGTTCCGTTATTCTTGACCGACAGCTTCATGTCCCAACAGAATGGCAACGCCTTGTACCTGGCGCTGGAATACCAGGAGGATGAAGAGGCTCATCGCGCATTTAATAATCTCGCAGTTGGAGCCGAGATCCGCCACCCCCTGGAGAAGGCGTTCTGGGGTACATTGTTCGGCCAACTAACGGACAAGTACGGCGTGAACTGGATGATCACAACCGAGCAGCAAGCCAGCCAAGCTTAA
- a CDS encoding Predicted DNA-binding protein, MmcQ/YjbR family, which translates to MNHDKLITIGLGYPGTSVKTPFDPDLQVLYVKEKMFALFGHTGENESVNLKTSPDEAWLQRETYPGAVLPGYHMNKRHWNTVVLNGEVPEAVVEGMMRESYLLVVAGMTKKAQAELAGSLKRVFPELG; encoded by the coding sequence ATGAACCATGACAAGCTCATTACAATTGGCCTTGGGTACCCCGGGACGAGTGTGAAGACGCCATTTGATCCGGATCTGCAGGTGCTTTATGTAAAGGAGAAAATGTTCGCGCTGTTTGGCCACACCGGAGAAAACGAAAGCGTCAACCTCAAGACCAGCCCCGACGAGGCCTGGCTGCAGCGGGAAACGTATCCGGGCGCGGTGCTTCCGGGCTATCATATGAACAAACGTCATTGGAATACTGTCGTCTTAAACGGGGAGGTGCCGGAGGCAGTAGTTGAAGGCATGATGCGGGAAAGCTATCTGCTCGTTGTCGCCGGCATGACCAAAAAGGCACAGGCGGAGCTTGCCGGCAGCCTTAAACGGGTTTTTCCCGAGCTGGGATGA
- a CDS encoding Chitinase A, N-terminal domain, whose protein sequence is MREKHIPRRWSKRLLSAMLVATIALPTQLVWNAGSNVAQAEGAADPAPFIKAKVVNGNAGKKILFDNAHSQTAGAADWVIDGAFSDFGNALADNGYDVQELRKQGPITLADLQLYDVFVTAEAQVPLKTSEQAAMAQYVESGGSIFFIGDHYNADRNKNRWDGNEVYNGYRRGAWTNPAKGMSAEESVSSAMQGIVSSDWLADNFGIRFRYNALGDVDANVVVDPSQSFGITQGVGSVAMHAGSTLSIIDPNRAKGLVYVPKTNKKWGNAVDQGVYNGGGIEEGPYVAVSKKGAGKAAFIGDSSPVEDATPKYLREDTGSRKTTYDGFKEQDDAELLVNLIDWLAVDESYTNFSQVDGLQLDQPTPLLAIEDPASSTEPQAEPWSAPNAGYKWYDSATYRAGSYGYTGTAPTPTVSPTTSPTPVPGTVNYGFTNQAVLPSSGAEFPVRITASGLTPNASVSGYSFGIYTTSNGSQVAQLQNEDGSWPSAYGYSSAFSLQADSSGYASKLLNMRLKPGSSGAANMRLRLSGSNLKTVAITLGDVPVETLPPEATPTPTPSTTPTPTPTPTPTPTPTPTPTPTPTPTPTPTPTPTPTPTPTPTPEPTLAPTPTLEPTVAPTPTPEPTVAPTATPEPTPTATPAPSLTIAEARAQAPGATVTVSGVVASQPGIYGGGESFYIQDATGGLYIFQSTPGVKPGDRVVLTGKLTLYNTELELAELTAMNIVENGPLPRAASATTVTAGNQGMLISIGEAVIANLKSATPTGSFEFDAIAGDVTTRIRVDARTGLSLNSFPYANGDRVMLQGISSIFRDVYQLKPRGLQDIAAPADRTAPVTEIALSSAANEAGWHNGEVSFTLTATDDRAGKVTTSYALNGGSPTLYEGPVTVTAEGQTSITYNSVDAAGNRESAKKLDLRIDRTVPAVKLTQSGAPVTNALFTDTLRFELTATDALSGVVSTQLLLNGQPLASGQELSAADLGLGSHNIRYIVTDAAGNAAEQTTAFQITSGSSIAKGAPGAPMLSDNNGHNTGLKDGSYSVTMNMWWGNNGTIFRLYENGKLIRTSVLSDKTPSAQSLKTDLTGKTNGTYIYTAELINVHGVTKSASLAVQVTDANPGKPALSHNNWDGDGSYRVTANLWWGTNATEYRLFENGVLIDTQSMKAATPSAQSAFTDVAGRAPGTYIYQVELANAAGVTSSEILSVTVNR, encoded by the coding sequence ATGAGGGAGAAACATATTCCCCGTAGATGGAGTAAAAGGCTGCTCAGCGCAATGCTGGTAGCAACGATCGCGCTGCCGACGCAGCTGGTATGGAATGCTGGTTCGAATGTCGCGCAGGCGGAAGGTGCAGCAGACCCGGCGCCGTTCATCAAGGCCAAGGTGGTCAATGGCAACGCCGGCAAGAAGATTTTGTTCGACAATGCCCACTCGCAAACCGCAGGCGCGGCCGACTGGGTCATTGACGGAGCGTTTTCGGACTTCGGCAACGCGCTGGCCGACAATGGCTACGACGTGCAGGAGCTGCGCAAGCAAGGACCGATTACACTGGCGGACCTTCAACTGTATGACGTGTTCGTGACCGCAGAGGCCCAAGTGCCGCTGAAGACGAGCGAGCAGGCCGCGATGGCTCAGTATGTCGAGAGCGGCGGCAGTATTTTTTTCATCGGGGATCATTATAACGCGGACCGCAACAAAAATCGCTGGGATGGCAACGAGGTGTACAACGGTTATCGCCGTGGCGCCTGGACCAATCCAGCCAAAGGCATGAGCGCAGAGGAAAGCGTTTCCTCGGCCATGCAAGGCATTGTCAGCTCCGACTGGCTTGCAGACAACTTCGGCATTCGCTTCCGCTACAATGCACTTGGTGATGTGGACGCGAATGTCGTTGTTGATCCATCGCAATCATTCGGTATTACTCAGGGTGTCGGCTCAGTGGCAATGCACGCCGGTTCAACCCTTTCCATCATTGATCCTAACCGTGCCAAAGGACTCGTTTACGTTCCTAAGACGAATAAGAAGTGGGGCAATGCGGTAGACCAGGGTGTCTACAATGGCGGGGGCATCGAAGAGGGCCCCTATGTGGCTGTATCCAAAAAAGGTGCTGGCAAAGCGGCTTTCATCGGCGATTCCTCGCCGGTTGAGGATGCAACGCCGAAGTATCTCCGCGAGGACACGGGCTCCCGCAAAACGACTTACGACGGCTTCAAAGAACAGGATGACGCGGAGCTGCTCGTCAATCTGATCGACTGGCTCGCCGTTGACGAGAGCTACACAAACTTCTCGCAGGTGGATGGGCTTCAGCTCGATCAGCCGACGCCGCTACTTGCCATAGAAGATCCGGCATCCTCCACAGAGCCGCAGGCCGAGCCTTGGTCCGCGCCGAACGCCGGCTACAAATGGTATGATTCTGCGACTTACCGTGCCGGCTCCTATGGTTATACGGGAACGGCGCCAACGCCGACGGTATCGCCAACCACATCTCCGACGCCGGTTCCGGGTACGGTCAACTACGGCTTCACGAACCAAGCCGTGTTGCCTAGCAGCGGCGCAGAGTTCCCGGTACGCATCACCGCGAGCGGCCTCACGCCGAATGCGAGCGTGTCGGGTTACAGCTTCGGCATTTACACAACGTCGAACGGCTCCCAGGTCGCCCAGCTGCAAAATGAAGACGGAAGCTGGCCGTCCGCATATGGCTACAGCTCCGCATTCAGCCTGCAGGCTGATAGCTCGGGCTACGCCTCCAAGCTGCTAAACATGCGGCTGAAGCCGGGCTCGAGCGGAGCAGCCAACATGCGGCTTCGCTTATCCGGCTCGAACCTGAAAACGGTCGCTATCACGCTTGGCGACGTGCCTGTTGAGACGCTGCCGCCAGAGGCGACGCCAACTCCTACGCCTTCGACAACACCAACACCAACACCAACACCAACACCAACACCAACACCAACACCAACACCAACACCAACACCAACACCAACACCAACACCAACACCAACACCAACACCAACACCAACACCAACACCAACGCCGGAACCAACTTTGGCGCCGACGCCAACTCTGGAGCCAACCGTCGCGCCAACGCCAACGCCGGAGCCAACCGTCGCGCCGACGGCTACGCCAGAGCCGACCCCAACGGCAACTCCGGCGCCTAGCCTGACCATCGCTGAAGCGAGAGCGCAGGCTCCGGGCGCAACGGTTACGGTTTCCGGCGTTGTTGCCAGCCAGCCCGGAATTTACGGCGGTGGAGAGTCCTTTTACATTCAGGATGCAACTGGCGGTTTGTACATCTTCCAAAGCACACCTGGTGTAAAACCAGGTGACCGGGTCGTGCTGACCGGTAAGCTGACCCTCTACAACACGGAACTTGAGCTGGCCGAGCTTACGGCTATGAACATTGTAGAGAATGGGCCACTCCCGAGGGCTGCATCAGCAACTACGGTAACTGCGGGCAATCAAGGCATGTTAATCAGCATCGGTGAGGCAGTCATTGCGAACTTGAAGAGCGCGACTCCGACTGGTTCTTTCGAGTTCGATGCGATTGCTGGTGACGTCACGACGCGTATTCGCGTAGATGCACGCACCGGCTTGAGCTTGAATAGCTTCCCGTACGCCAATGGCGATCGAGTCATGCTGCAGGGAATTTCTTCGATCTTCAGGGATGTTTATCAGCTCAAGCCTCGTGGCTTGCAGGACATTGCCGCTCCGGCCGATCGGACCGCACCCGTAACGGAAATTGCGCTGTCTTCGGCAGCGAATGAAGCGGGCTGGCATAACGGGGAAGTAAGCTTTACGCTGACGGCTACGGATGACCGAGCCGGTAAAGTTACGACATCCTATGCCCTGAATGGCGGCAGTCCTACGTTGTACGAAGGGCCAGTCACGGTGACAGCGGAAGGCCAGACATCGATCACCTATAATTCCGTCGATGCTGCTGGTAACCGAGAGTCCGCGAAAAAGCTGGATCTACGCATTGACCGCACCGTTCCGGCCGTGAAGCTGACGCAGTCCGGAGCACCGGTAACGAATGCGTTGTTCACGGATACGCTGCGCTTCGAGCTGACTGCAACCGACGCGTTGTCCGGCGTAGTCTCGACACAGCTTCTGCTGAATGGCCAGCCGCTGGCCAGCGGCCAGGAACTATCGGCCGCCGACCTTGGCCTCGGCAGCCATAACATCCGCTACATCGTAACGGATGCCGCTGGCAATGCAGCCGAACAGACGACGGCATTCCAGATTACCTCTGGCAGCAGCATTGCCAAAGGCGCTCCGGGGGCACCAATGCTGAGCGACAACAATGGCCATAACACGGGGCTAAAAGACGGCAGCTACAGCGTGACGATGAATATGTGGTGGGGCAATAACGGCACGATTTTCCGTCTCTATGAGAACGGCAAGCTGATCCGCACCTCGGTACTGAGCGACAAAACGCCTTCCGCTCAGTCATTAAAAACTGATCTGACCGGCAAGACAAACGGAACTTATATTTACACAGCCGAGCTCATCAACGTTCATGGTGTGACAAAGAGTGCATCCCTCGCTGTACAGGTGACGGACGCGAATCCCGGCAAGCCGGCTCTTTCCCACAACAACTGGGATGGCGACGGCAGCTATCGCGTGACGGCCAATCTGTGGTGGGGCACTAACGCTACGGAGTATCGCCTGTTCGAGAATGGCGTGTTAATCGACACGCAATCGATGAAGGCGGCAACGCCAAGTGCCCAGAGCGCTTTTACCGATGTAGCGGGACGTGCTCCAGGTACTTATATTTATCAGGTTGAGCTGGCCAACGCCGCCGGTGTCACATCCAGCGAGATTTTGAGCGTAACAGTGAACAGATAA
- a CDS encoding copper homeostasis protein, with protein sequence MKLEIIATRPEDAVAAERGGADRIELVTGMLEGGLTPSIGLIEAVANAVAIPVHVMVRPHSLSFRYDRAELELMRADIRAIRRTRAAGIVLGVLTPDAHVDEAALELLLGEAEHLNVTFHRAFDEAADLFAALDTLARYPQINRILTSGGQPSALQAVPILARLVRAASGTGITILAGSGLKAPGLDDFIRATGVEEVHAGSAVRVEGHPLRPVLPEKVMELRHILDGIRTPRNER encoded by the coding sequence ATGAAGCTGGAGATTATTGCAACAAGACCCGAGGATGCGGTAGCCGCTGAACGCGGGGGAGCGGATCGCATCGAGCTCGTCACGGGCATGCTGGAGGGGGGACTTACGCCTAGCATTGGCCTAATAGAGGCGGTGGCGAATGCCGTAGCCATCCCCGTTCATGTGATGGTAAGGCCCCACAGCCTCAGCTTCCGGTATGACCGTGCGGAGCTGGAGCTTATGCGGGCGGATATCCGCGCCATTCGGCGCACCCGAGCTGCCGGCATCGTGCTGGGCGTTTTGACGCCGGATGCCCACGTTGATGAGGCAGCGCTTGAGCTGCTGCTTGGTGAAGCGGAGCATTTGAACGTGACTTTTCATCGCGCCTTTGATGAAGCTGCTGATTTGTTCGCAGCGCTAGATACGCTCGCTCGCTACCCGCAGATCAATCGCATCCTCACTTCCGGCGGCCAACCGTCCGCGCTGCAGGCTGTGCCAATACTGGCAAGGCTCGTCCGCGCCGCATCTGGAACCGGCATCACCATCCTGGCTGGCAGCGGCTTGAAAGCTCCTGGCCTAGATGATTTCATTCGTGCAACAGGCGTGGAAGAGGTACATGCCGGCTCGGCCGTGCGTGTGGAGGGCCACCCCCTCCGTCCGGTGCTGCCGGAGAAGGTTATGGAGCTACGGCATATTTTGGACGGGATTCGGACACCTAGAAACGAGCGTTAG